One stretch of Variovorax sp. TBS-050B DNA includes these proteins:
- a CDS encoding Rid family hydrolase encodes MTVQSPAPLSPLRVERLSLPDSLALANGSAPFAALGYGTPHGLAWMPTVNARVLSAQGAMADVWHVDGPPVGSGTTGIARWRSNGQWLLGAIDLDEAAEQQGLAELAHRAYRDLFKTLDQGGTPHLLRIWNYLPQINADGGGLERYRQFNLGRQEAFFEAGRAAFEGAPAACALGIHQGALSIRFLAGQTAPLPVENPRQVSAYRYPETYGPRSPTFSRAALAEIGNGNVALFISGTASIVGHETVHHGDVLEQTRETLRNLEAVIAAANGQSSAVFSLAMLDCVVYVRHPADADKVRGVLEQALGADAPMIRHAVYLEADICRSDLLVEIEAHAVAPGRLRA; translated from the coding sequence ATGACCGTGCAGTCCCCGGCTCCCCTCTCGCCGCTGCGCGTCGAGCGCCTTTCGCTTCCGGACAGCCTCGCGCTGGCCAACGGCAGCGCGCCCTTCGCCGCACTCGGCTACGGCACGCCGCACGGCCTCGCGTGGATGCCGACCGTCAATGCGCGCGTGCTCTCGGCGCAAGGCGCCATGGCCGACGTGTGGCATGTCGACGGCCCACCGGTCGGCTCCGGCACCACCGGCATCGCGCGCTGGCGCAGCAACGGGCAATGGCTGCTCGGCGCGATCGACCTCGACGAAGCCGCCGAGCAGCAAGGCCTGGCCGAACTCGCCCACCGCGCCTACCGCGACCTGTTCAAGACGCTGGACCAGGGCGGCACGCCGCACCTGCTGCGCATCTGGAACTACCTGCCGCAGATCAATGCCGACGGCGGCGGGCTCGAGCGCTACCGCCAGTTCAACCTCGGCCGCCAGGAAGCCTTCTTCGAAGCCGGCCGCGCCGCCTTCGAGGGCGCGCCGGCGGCCTGCGCGCTGGGCATCCACCAGGGCGCGCTGTCGATCCGCTTCCTGGCCGGCCAGACCGCGCCGCTGCCGGTCGAGAACCCGCGCCAGGTCTCGGCCTACCGCTATCCCGAAACCTACGGCCCGCGCTCGCCCACCTTCTCGCGCGCCGCGCTGGCGGAGATCGGCAACGGCAACGTGGCGCTCTTCATCTCCGGCACCGCGAGCATCGTCGGCCACGAGACCGTGCACCACGGCGACGTGCTCGAACAGACGCGCGAAACCCTGCGCAACCTCGAGGCCGTGATCGCGGCGGCCAACGGCCAGTCCAGCGCCGTGTTCTCGCTCGCGATGCTCGACTGCGTGGTCTACGTGCGCCATCCGGCCGACGCCGACAAGGTGCGCGGCGTGCTCGAGCAGGCGCTCGGCGCCGACGCACCGATGATCCGGCATGCGGTCTACCTGGAGGCGGACATCTGCCGCAGCGACCTGCTGGTCGAGATCGAAGCGCACGCGGTCGCCCCGGGTCGCCTGCGGGCCTGA
- a CDS encoding lysophospholipid acyltransferase family protein, translating into MSMNRVLRIASTLPLALMLYALLAFLGLISLAWNLIAMLLYPVMPEAPARALGRMTIAFAYRMFWGLASVTGMMRIDASCLDRMRDEPGVIFVANHPTMLDALLLVARLPRSACIMKADLLRNIFLGAGARLARYISNESARTMVRLAVADLRNGGQLVIFPEGTRTVTPPLNPFRPGVTLIAKLAQAPIQTVFIDTDSPYLAKGWPIWRVPPLPIVFTLRLGQRFAPTQHSDALQSELEQYFRQHMEQRASDASPACQTPRAPTLS; encoded by the coding sequence ATGTCGATGAACCGCGTGCTGCGCATCGCCTCGACCCTTCCGCTCGCGTTGATGCTCTACGCGCTGCTCGCGTTCCTGGGCCTGATCTCGCTGGCCTGGAACCTGATCGCGATGCTGCTCTATCCCGTGATGCCCGAGGCCCCGGCGCGCGCGCTCGGCCGCATGACCATCGCCTTCGCCTACCGCATGTTCTGGGGCCTGGCGTCGGTGACGGGGATGATGCGCATCGACGCGAGCTGCCTCGATCGCATGCGCGACGAGCCCGGCGTGATCTTCGTCGCCAACCATCCGACGATGCTCGACGCCCTGCTGCTGGTGGCGCGGCTGCCGCGCAGCGCCTGCATCATGAAGGCGGACCTGCTGCGCAACATCTTCCTCGGCGCGGGCGCGCGGCTGGCGCGCTACATCAGCAACGAATCGGCACGCACCATGGTGCGCCTCGCGGTGGCCGACCTGCGCAACGGCGGCCAGCTCGTGATCTTTCCCGAGGGCACGCGCACCGTGACGCCGCCGCTGAATCCGTTCCGGCCCGGCGTGACGCTGATCGCCAAGCTCGCGCAGGCGCCGATCCAGACCGTCTTCATCGACACCGACTCGCCCTACCTCGCCAAGGGCTGGCCGATCTGGCGCGTGCCGCCGCTGCCGATCGTCTTCACCCTGCGCCTGGGGCAGCGCTTCGCGCCCACGCAGCACAGCGACGCGCTGCAGTCGGAGCTGGAACAGTACTTTCGCCAACACATGGAACAGCGCGCCTCCGACGCGTCCCCCGCATGCCAGACGCCTCGCGCACCCACCTTGTCCTGA
- a CDS encoding glycosyltransferase family 2 protein, translating to MPDASRTHLVLIPSYNTGERLFSTVEAARAQWNPVWVVVDGSTDGTGERLQQMAAHDPGLRVWLLPQNQGKGAAVLHGLRAAREAGFTHALTMDSDGQHPADLIPAFMAASEARPETMVLGRPVFDASAPLLRVRGRRVSNGWTQLETLFAGVGDSLYGFRVYPVPELIAVMERQPWMRRFDFDTEAVVRLAWRGVKPVNIDAPVKYLTPEEGGVSHFRYGRDNVLLTWMHTRLVIEFVLRLPALLWRKFRRLPPFQP from the coding sequence ATGCCAGACGCCTCGCGCACCCACCTTGTCCTGATCCCCAGCTACAACACGGGCGAGCGCCTGTTCTCGACGGTCGAAGCAGCACGCGCGCAGTGGAACCCGGTCTGGGTGGTGGTCGACGGCAGCACCGACGGCACCGGCGAGCGCCTGCAGCAGATGGCAGCGCACGACCCCGGCCTGCGCGTGTGGCTGCTGCCGCAGAACCAGGGCAAGGGCGCGGCGGTGCTGCACGGCCTGCGCGCGGCGCGCGAAGCCGGCTTCACCCATGCGCTGACGATGGATTCCGACGGCCAGCACCCGGCCGACCTGATCCCCGCCTTCATGGCCGCTTCCGAAGCGCGCCCGGAGACGATGGTGCTCGGCCGTCCGGTCTTCGACGCCTCCGCGCCGCTGCTGCGCGTGCGCGGCCGGCGCGTGTCGAACGGCTGGACCCAGCTCGAGACGCTGTTCGCGGGCGTGGGCGATTCGCTCTACGGATTCCGCGTCTATCCGGTGCCCGAGCTGATCGCGGTGATGGAGCGCCAGCCCTGGATGCGCCGCTTCGACTTCGACACCGAAGCCGTCGTGCGGCTCGCCTGGCGCGGCGTGAAGCCGGTGAACATCGATGCGCCGGTCAAGTACCTGACCCCCGAGGAAGGCGGCGTCTCGCACTTCCGCTACGGACGCGACAACGTGCTGCTGACCTGGATGCACACGCGGCTCGTGATCGAGTTCGTGCTGCGCCTGCCGGCGCTGCTGTGGCGCAAGTTCCGGCGGCTGCCGCCGTTCCAGCCCTGA
- the fabG gene encoding 3-oxoacyl-ACP reductase FabG — MSLEGKRALITGASGALGSAMAERLARDGATVLLHANSRPDAVAQLADAITAAGGKAECHVFDLRSDEACQAACERMLADGPVQIVVNNAGVHDDAVLPGMRAEQWHKVIDVSLNGFFRVTQPLLLPMMRTRWGRILNISSVAALAGNRGQVNYAAAKGALNSATKALSLEVASRGVTVNAIAPGIIASPMADAVFDPAVVQQMVPMKRAGTPQEVAALAAFLASDEAAYITGQVISVNGGMI; from the coding sequence ATGAGCCTCGAAGGAAAACGCGCATTGATCACCGGCGCCAGCGGCGCGCTGGGCAGCGCCATGGCCGAGCGCCTCGCGCGCGACGGCGCCACGGTGCTGCTGCATGCCAACTCGCGGCCCGATGCGGTGGCACAGCTCGCGGACGCCATCACGGCGGCCGGCGGCAAGGCCGAATGCCATGTGTTCGACCTGCGCAGCGACGAGGCCTGTCAGGCCGCGTGCGAACGCATGCTGGCCGACGGGCCGGTCCAGATCGTCGTCAACAACGCCGGCGTGCACGACGACGCGGTGCTGCCCGGCATGCGCGCCGAGCAGTGGCACAAGGTGATCGACGTCTCGCTCAACGGCTTCTTCCGCGTCACGCAGCCGCTGCTGCTGCCGATGATGCGCACGCGCTGGGGGCGGATCCTCAACATCTCGTCGGTGGCGGCGCTCGCGGGCAACCGCGGCCAGGTCAACTATGCGGCCGCGAAGGGCGCGCTCAACAGCGCGACCAAGGCGCTGTCGCTCGAGGTCGCCTCGCGCGGCGTCACGGTCAATGCGATCGCGCCGGGCATCATCGCCTCGCCGATGGCCGACGCGGTGTTCGATCCGGCCGTGGTGCAGCAGATGGTGCCGATGAAGCGCGCCGGCACGCCGCAGGAGGTGGCCGCGCTCGCGGCCTTCCTCGCGAGCGACGAGGCGGCCTACATCACGGGGCAGGTGATCTCGGTCAACGGCGGGATGATCTAG
- a CDS encoding hydroxymyristoyl-ACP dehydratase encodes MTAAPQTLTREGIAARIPHSGSMCLLDRLERWDAESIHCSTRSHAQPDNPLRTASGLLAPNAIEYAAQAMALHGGLLAAEGSTPSAGFLASARQVRFAVARLDDVPGALQVQARRLSGDANQILYEFAVNDGDGRALAEGRAVVVLNTPLAATGARAP; translated from the coding sequence ATGACGGCCGCGCCGCAGACGCTGACCCGCGAGGGCATTGCCGCGCGCATTCCGCACAGCGGCAGCATGTGCCTGCTGGACCGGCTCGAGCGCTGGGATGCCGAATCGATCCACTGCAGCACCCGCTCGCATGCGCAGCCCGACAACCCGCTGCGCACCGCGAGCGGCCTGCTCGCGCCCAACGCCATCGAATACGCCGCGCAGGCCATGGCGCTGCACGGCGGCCTGCTCGCGGCCGAGGGCAGCACGCCGTCGGCCGGCTTTCTCGCGAGCGCGCGCCAGGTTCGCTTTGCGGTGGCGCGGCTCGACGACGTGCCCGGGGCGCTGCAGGTGCAGGCGCGCCGCCTGTCGGGCGATGCGAACCAGATCCTCTATGAATTCGCGGTCAATGACGGCGACGGCCGCGCGCTCGCCGAAGGCCGCGCCGTGGTGGTGCTGAACACGCCGCTTGCAGCAACCGGAGCCAGGGCACCATGA
- a CDS encoding class I SAM-dependent methyltransferase has translation MSAVLPASTDGAWRELHEAATVPYKKGGNFAWHFARGKLGRDPVFRGLLERGLIGETHRRVVDIGCGQGLFASLLASMSRMQAQGRWPSAWKRTPAAADYTGIELMPKDVARAEASIGHLQPAPRLVCADMCSAPLPDCDLVVILDVLHYVNIDAQNDVLRRVRDALRAGGNPDARLLLRVGDAASRRGFAISQWVDRTVTRIRGHKVSPTWGRPLAQWVAVLQQLGFRVQSIPMSEGTPFANVLLVADLEPAA, from the coding sequence ATGAGCGCCGTGCTTCCCGCATCCACCGACGGCGCCTGGCGCGAACTGCACGAGGCCGCCACCGTTCCCTACAAGAAGGGCGGCAACTTCGCCTGGCATTTCGCGCGCGGCAAGCTCGGGCGCGACCCGGTGTTCCGCGGCCTGCTCGAGCGCGGGCTGATCGGCGAGACGCACCGCCGCGTGGTCGACATCGGCTGCGGCCAGGGGCTGTTCGCGAGCCTGCTCGCATCGATGAGCCGCATGCAGGCGCAGGGGCGCTGGCCTTCGGCCTGGAAGCGCACGCCCGCGGCGGCAGACTACACCGGCATCGAACTCATGCCCAAGGACGTGGCGCGCGCCGAAGCGTCCATCGGCCACCTGCAGCCGGCGCCGCGGCTCGTCTGCGCCGACATGTGCTCGGCGCCGCTGCCCGACTGCGACCTGGTGGTGATCCTCGACGTGCTGCACTACGTGAACATCGATGCGCAGAACGACGTGCTGCGGCGCGTGCGCGACGCATTGCGCGCCGGCGGCAATCCCGACGCCCGGCTGCTGCTGCGTGTGGGCGATGCGGCCAGCCGCCGCGGCTTCGCGATCAGCCAGTGGGTCGACCGCACGGTGACGCGCATCCGCGGCCACAAGGTGTCGCCGACCTGGGGCCGTCCGTTGGCGCAGTGGGTGGCGGTGCTGCAGCAGCTGGGTTTTCGCGTGCAGAGCATTCCGATGAGCGAAGGCACGCCGTTCGCCAACGTGCTGCTCGTGGCCGACCTGGAGCCCGCCGCATGA
- a CDS encoding polysaccharide deacetylase family protein, protein MGKSCAMPSASAPATARESWPWPPAIRASAALHLAAVGAGALVPGALPWAIGAVVLNHALITGAGLTPRSSLLGPNVTRLPEAAGARREVAITIDDGPDPEVTPRVLDLLDAHGQRATFFCIAERVLAHPALAREIVARGHSIQNHTARHRHNFSFLGPRGFAAEIARAQEILADTTGERPSCFRAPAGLRNPFLEPVLHRLGLSLVSWTRRGFDTREGDPAKVMARLGRNLRARDILLLHDGNAARTPLGNPVLLEVLPLLLERLRADGLRAVTLPEGLKTP, encoded by the coding sequence ATGGGAAAATCCTGCGCCATGCCTTCCGCTTCCGCCCCCGCCACTGCCCGCGAATCCTGGCCCTGGCCGCCGGCCATCCGCGCCAGCGCGGCGCTGCACCTGGCGGCGGTCGGCGCCGGCGCGCTGGTGCCGGGCGCGCTGCCATGGGCCATCGGTGCCGTGGTGCTGAACCATGCGCTCATCACGGGCGCGGGGCTCACGCCGCGCAGCAGCCTGCTGGGCCCCAACGTCACGCGCCTGCCCGAAGCGGCCGGCGCGCGGCGCGAGGTGGCGATCACCATCGACGACGGCCCGGACCCCGAGGTCACGCCGCGCGTGCTCGACCTGCTCGACGCGCACGGCCAGCGCGCCACCTTCTTCTGCATTGCCGAGCGCGTGCTCGCGCATCCGGCGCTCGCGCGCGAGATCGTGGCGCGCGGCCACAGCATCCAGAACCACACGGCGCGGCACCGCCACAATTTCTCGTTCCTCGGGCCGCGCGGCTTCGCCGCCGAGATCGCGCGGGCCCAGGAGATCCTGGCCGATACCACCGGCGAGCGACCGAGCTGCTTTCGCGCGCCCGCGGGCTTGCGCAACCCCTTCCTCGAGCCCGTGCTGCACCGGCTCGGCCTGTCGCTCGTGAGCTGGACGCGCCGCGGCTTCGACACGCGCGAGGGCGATCCCGCCAAGGTGATGGCGCGCCTCGGCCGCAACCTGCGCGCGCGCGACATCCTGCTTCTGCACGACGGCAATGCCGCGCGCACCCCCCTTGGAAACCCTGTGCTGCTGGAGGTACTGCCCTTGCTGCTCGAACGCCTGCGCGCCGATGGACTGCGCGCCGTGACCCTGCCGGAAGGCCTGAAGACGCCATGA
- a CDS encoding transporter, which produces MIARGSAEGPPGRQRRTLVLLAWLLIVLAGALQIARTQFSADLSAFLPKSPDARQQVLIEQLQSGVASRTLMLGIEGGASAEQRAAVSRAVARAMRESRLFDLVQNGDTGDWSEAGTWVFEHRYQLSPGMRPAHFSVEGLRDAIYETLSMLGTPAGNAIKPLLDRDPTGETQRIAVDLVPASAPRSENGVWASRSAPRALLIATTHAAGSDLDAQAVAIARVQAAFDAATRDIAEARPKLLLSGPPVFSVLSRDKIKTEATHLAIVGGIVMGVLLLLAFASPRALVIAFLPVATGVVVGTAAVSLVFGSVHGMTLGFGSTLIGETVDYAIYFLIQARGAAVAGTGWARWREVHWPTVRLGLLTSVCGFAALVFSGFPGLAQLGVFSIAGLVAAALATRYVLPMLAPDGASGMGMRKYMARAAGMLVRGLPRLRWALAALGVAALAMVVWQGGHLWRADLGAMSPVPKSAQQLDEMLRADIGTGDGGTLVVVYGADEETALRNTEAATARLEALVDKGELGGYEAVTRVLPSVATQQARLASIPDASTLRTRLAEATAGSPLPAARLGPFLADVEAARQRAPVRRADLEGSPLGAVVNTLMYQRPGGEWATLVVLHPGPGFDAARLEAALAGAPEVQVVDVGRELAGLYQRYLHEAFVQVLLGALAVVVLLGAYLRSGARLFAVCQPLVFAVVLTLGGMAVLQVPLGILHLVGLLLIVAVGSNYALFFDQLRVAGRADEDTLASLMLANLTTVVSFGLIAISDIPALSSIGRVVAPGALLALLLSAAFARRLPAATARG; this is translated from the coding sequence GTGATCGCACGCGGCAGCGCGGAGGGGCCGCCGGGCCGCCAGCGCCGCACGCTGGTGCTGCTGGCGTGGCTGCTGATCGTGCTGGCCGGCGCGCTGCAGATCGCGCGCACGCAGTTCAGCGCCGACCTCTCGGCCTTCCTGCCGAAGAGCCCCGACGCGCGGCAGCAGGTGCTGATCGAGCAGCTGCAAAGCGGCGTCGCCTCGCGCACGCTGATGCTCGGCATCGAAGGCGGCGCGAGCGCCGAGCAGCGCGCCGCGGTGTCGCGCGCGGTGGCCCGGGCGATGCGGGAGAGCCGCCTCTTCGACCTGGTCCAGAACGGCGACACCGGCGACTGGAGCGAGGCCGGCACCTGGGTGTTCGAGCACCGCTACCAGCTCTCGCCGGGCATGCGCCCCGCGCATTTCAGCGTCGAGGGCCTGCGCGACGCCATCTACGAAACCCTCTCGATGCTCGGCACGCCGGCCGGCAATGCAATCAAGCCGCTGCTCGACCGCGATCCGACCGGCGAGACGCAGCGCATCGCCGTCGACCTGGTGCCGGCCAGCGCGCCGCGCAGCGAGAACGGCGTCTGGGCCTCGCGCAGTGCGCCGCGCGCGCTGCTGATCGCCACCACGCACGCCGCGGGCAGCGACCTCGATGCGCAGGCCGTCGCCATCGCCCGCGTGCAGGCGGCCTTCGATGCCGCAACGCGCGACATCGCCGAGGCCAGGCCGAAGCTGCTGCTGAGCGGCCCGCCCGTGTTCTCGGTGCTGAGCCGCGACAAGATCAAGACCGAAGCCACCCATCTGGCGATCGTCGGGGGCATCGTGATGGGCGTGCTGCTGCTGCTGGCCTTCGCCTCGCCGCGCGCGCTGGTGATCGCCTTCCTGCCGGTGGCGACGGGGGTGGTGGTGGGCACGGCCGCGGTGAGCCTGGTGTTCGGTTCGGTGCACGGCATGACCCTCGGCTTCGGCAGCACGCTGATCGGCGAGACCGTCGACTACGCCATCTACTTCCTGATCCAGGCGCGGGGCGCCGCCGTCGCCGGCACCGGCTGGGCGCGCTGGCGCGAGGTGCACTGGCCGACCGTGCGGCTCGGCCTGCTGACCTCGGTCTGCGGCTTCGCGGCGCTGGTGTTCTCGGGCTTCCCGGGGCTCGCGCAGCTCGGCGTGTTCTCGATCGCGGGGCTCGTGGCGGCGGCGCTCGCCACGCGCTACGTGCTGCCGATGCTCGCGCCCGACGGCGCGAGCGGCATGGGAATGCGCAAGTACATGGCGCGTGCCGCCGGCATGCTGGTGCGCGGCCTGCCGCGCCTGCGCTGGGCGCTCGCCGCGCTCGGCGTGGCCGCGCTCGCGATGGTGGTCTGGCAGGGCGGCCATCTCTGGCGCGCCGACCTCGGCGCCATGAGCCCGGTGCCCAAGTCGGCCCAGCAACTCGACGAGATGCTGCGCGCGGACATCGGCACCGGCGACGGCGGCACGCTGGTGGTGGTGTACGGCGCCGACGAGGAGACCGCGCTGCGCAACACCGAAGCCGCCACCGCGCGGCTCGAGGCGCTGGTCGACAAGGGCGAGCTCGGCGGCTACGAGGCCGTGACGCGCGTGCTGCCGAGCGTCGCCACGCAGCAGGCGCGGCTCGCGAGCATTCCCGATGCCTCGACGCTGCGCACCCGGCTCGCCGAGGCAACGGCGGGCTCGCCGCTGCCGGCAGCGCGCCTCGGACCTTTCCTGGCCGACGTCGAGGCCGCGCGGCAGCGCGCGCCGGTGCGGCGCGCCGACCTCGAGGGCAGCCCGCTCGGCGCGGTCGTCAACACGCTCATGTACCAGCGCCCGGGCGGGGAGTGGGCGACGCTGGTGGTGCTGCATCCCGGCCCGGGCTTCGACGCGGCGCGGCTCGAGGCGGCACTGGCCGGCGCGCCCGAGGTGCAGGTGGTCGACGTCGGCCGCGAACTGGCCGGGCTCTACCAGCGTTACCTGCACGAGGCCTTCGTGCAGGTGCTGCTCGGCGCGCTCGCGGTGGTGGTGCTGCTCGGCGCGTACCTGCGTTCGGGCGCGCGCCTGTTCGCGGTGTGCCAGCCGCTGGTGTTCGCGGTGGTGCTCACGCTCGGCGGCATGGCGGTGCTGCAGGTGCCGCTCGGCATCCTGCACCTGGTGGGGCTGCTGCTGATCGTGGCGGTGGGCTCGAACTACGCGCTCTTCTTCGACCAGTTGCGCGTGGCCGGACGCGCCGACGAGGACACGCTCGCCTCGCTGATGCTCGCCAACCTGACGACGGTCGTGTCCTTCGGGCTGATCGCGATCTCCGACATTCCCGCGCTGTCCTCGATCGGCCGCGTGGTGGCGCCGGGCGCCTTGCTGGCGCTGCTGCTGTCGGCCGCCTTTGCCCGCCGGCTGCCGGCCGCGACGGCGCGCGGCTGA
- a CDS encoding LolA-related protein — MTSGSKTSFARRCRGLWLALAFCCAAPAWAFDLPELMGLLSRQKSGEARFTEQRFVHGLEGPLDARGTLSFEAPDKLVRRTLSPRVETMAVDGNTLTLSRGGRSRVLTLDSMPELLGLVEAMRGTLNGDGATLQRYFRSTVGGSAASWTLDLAPIDSRLAAQMRSIRISGRASEVLGLEMEFVGGDRSVMSISPERAGAAPAGRSTP, encoded by the coding sequence ATGACTTCTGGCTCGAAGACTAGTTTTGCCCGCCGTTGCAGGGGCCTGTGGCTGGCGCTGGCCTTCTGCTGCGCCGCGCCCGCATGGGCCTTCGACCTGCCCGAACTGATGGGCCTGCTGTCCAGGCAGAAGAGCGGCGAGGCGCGCTTCACCGAGCAGCGCTTCGTGCACGGCCTCGAAGGGCCGCTCGATGCCCGCGGCACGCTGAGCTTCGAAGCGCCCGACAAGCTGGTGCGCCGCACGCTGTCGCCGCGCGTCGAGACCATGGCCGTCGACGGCAACACCCTCACGCTCTCGCGCGGCGGGCGCAGCCGCGTGCTCACGCTCGACAGCATGCCCGAGCTGCTCGGCCTGGTGGAGGCCATGCGCGGCACCCTGAACGGCGACGGCGCGACGCTGCAGCGCTATTTCCGCAGCACCGTGGGCGGCTCGGCCGCCAGCTGGACGCTCGATCTCGCGCCCATCGACAGCCGCCTCGCGGCCCAGATGCGCAGCATCCGCATCAGCGGTCGCGCGAGCGAGGTGCTCGGGCTCGAAATGGAATTCGTCGGCGGCGACCGCTCGGTCATGAGCATCTCGCCCGAGCGCGCCGGCGCCGCGCCCGCCGGGCGCAGCACGCCGTGA
- a CDS encoding acyl-CoA synthetase, which produces MKHTDEETRAVDAAAQAGQRGDWARAPERSNMLALRFICLMALVCGRRITRLLLPPISLYFLLFAPTPRRHIKRYLFRAIGPHAGWLDGYRLLHAFASTVLDRVYFLRGRMDLFDVKVEGAEPLEAEVLAGRGAFLLGAHFGSFEAMGACKQHSAHRQQLRLAMLMYPDNAQRITAILNAISLPELRPHVIALGRPHSMLALRDWLDGGGLGGMLADRTLPGSEDQPAQQRGNNIVLPFLGQPARFNDGPFRLAALLRRKVFFMAGVYGGGARYDVRFDLLADFGERAADPAERERRIRAAVEAYAARLEALCRAHPYNWFNFHDFWLED; this is translated from the coding sequence ATGAAGCACACCGACGAGGAAACGCGCGCCGTCGACGCGGCCGCGCAGGCCGGCCAGCGCGGCGACTGGGCGCGCGCGCCCGAGCGCAGCAACATGCTGGCGCTGCGCTTCATCTGCCTCATGGCGCTGGTCTGCGGACGGCGCATCACGCGGCTGCTGCTGCCGCCGATCAGCCTCTACTTCCTGCTGTTCGCGCCCACGCCGCGCCGCCACATCAAGCGCTACCTGTTTCGCGCCATCGGGCCGCACGCCGGATGGCTCGACGGCTACCGGCTGCTGCACGCCTTCGCATCCACGGTGCTCGACCGCGTGTACTTCCTGCGCGGCCGCATGGACCTGTTCGACGTGAAGGTCGAAGGCGCCGAACCGCTCGAAGCCGAGGTCCTGGCAGGGCGGGGCGCCTTCCTGCTCGGCGCCCACTTCGGCAGCTTTGAGGCGATGGGCGCCTGCAAGCAGCACAGCGCCCACCGGCAGCAGCTCCGGCTCGCGATGCTGATGTACCCCGACAACGCGCAGCGCATCACGGCCATCCTCAATGCGATCAGCCTGCCCGAGCTGCGCCCGCACGTGATCGCGCTGGGCCGGCCGCATTCGATGCTGGCGCTGCGCGACTGGCTCGACGGCGGCGGCCTGGGCGGCATGCTGGCCGACCGCACCCTGCCGGGCAGCGAGGACCAGCCGGCGCAGCAGCGCGGCAACAACATCGTGCTGCCGTTCCTCGGCCAGCCGGCACGCTTCAACGACGGGCCGTTCCGCCTCGCGGCGCTGCTGCGGCGCAAGGTGTTCTTCATGGCCGGCGTCTACGGCGGCGGTGCGCGCTACGATGTCCGGTTCGACCTGCTGGCCGACTTCGGCGAACGGGCCGCCGACCCCGCCGAGCGGGAACGCCGCATCCGCGCGGCCGTCGAAGCCTATGCGGCGCGGCTCGAAGCGCTGTGCCGCGCCCACCCGTACAACTGGTTCAATTTTCATGACTTCTGGCTCGAAGACTAG